The window TACGTCCGCACCGCGCGCGGCGGCGGGCTGCCGCCGGTGGTCGTCGTCGGGCGCAACGTGCTGCGCAACGCGCTCGTCACGCCGCTGACCGTGCTCGGCCTGCGGGTCGGCTACCTGCTGGGCGGCGCCGTCGTCATCGAGACGATGTTCGCGCTGCCGGGGATGGGGCAGAACATGATCCAGGCCGTCACCGACGGCGACACCGCCAAGGTGCAGGGCTTCGTCATCACCATCGCGATCGGGTTCGTCCTGGTCAACCTGGTCGTCGACGTCCTGTACCTGATCGCGAACCCGCGCCTGCGGAGCCACGCGTGAAGCGCCTGCGCGGGGCTTGGCCCGCGCTCGCGATCCTCGGCGTCCTGCTCCTGGTCGCCGTGCTCGGCACGCTCGTCGCGACGCACAACCCGGACGCGCTCAGCACCGACACCGGCGGCCCCAGCGGGGCGCACTGGTTCGGCACGGACACGTCGGGCCGCGACATCTTCTCCCGGCTCGTCGCCGGCACGCGCTGGTCGCTCGCCATCGGCCTGGGGGCAGTGGCACTCGCGCTCGTGTCGGGGGCGGTGATCGGGGCGTTCGCCGCCACGTCGCACCGCCGGGTGGACGCCGTGGTCATGCGCGTGCTGGACGTCGTCATGGCGTTCCCCGGCATCGCGCTGGCCGCGGTGCTGGTCGCGGTGTTCGGCCACGGCATCCTCGTGCTGATCCTGGCCATCGGGTTCCTCAACACGCCCCCGGTGGCCCGGGTGATCCGGGCGAACGTCCTGGCCCAGTACGGCGAGGACTACGTCGCGGCCGAGCGCGTCATCGGGGCCCGGCGGTTCTTCGTGCTGACCCGGCACGTCGCGATCAACTGCGCCGCCCCGGTGCTCGTCTACTGCACGGTCACGGTGGCCGACGCGATCGTGTTCGAGGCGTCGCTGTCGTTCATCGGCGCCGGCATCCAGCCGCCGGACCCGTCGTGGGGCTCGGTGCTCGCCGACGGCAAGGACCTGGTCCTGACCGGTGGCTGGTGGGCGACGCTGTTCCCGGGCCTGCTGATCCTCGTCACGGTGCTCGCACTCAACATCCTGTCCGAGCGGATCTCGGACGCCTGGGCCGCACCGTCGGCCCGCGCGGTCAAGGCGGCCGAAGTCGCGAAGGCCGTCGCGAAGCGGGAAGACGCCGACACCGCGCCCGTCCTGCCGATCGCCGGCCTGCGGGAGGCGGGGGAGCGGCTGGCCCGCACCGCCCGGTCCCTCGACCACCGCGACACGGTTCTCGAAGTCGACCGGCTCCGGATCGCGTTCCCGGGCCGCCACGAAGGCGTCGACGTCGTCGACGGCGTGTCCTTCAGCGTCCGCGCCGGGGAAGTCCTCGGCCTGATCGGCGAGTCCGGCTGCGGCAAGACGCTCACCGCGCTGTCGATCCTCGGCCTGCAGCCCGCGGCCGCCCGCGTGTCCGGGCAGATCCGGTTCGCCCAGCGCGACCTGCTGAACCTGCGACCTGGCGAACGCCGTCGTCATCTCGGCCACGACATCGCGATGATCTACCAGGACGCGCTCAGCTCCCTCAACCCGGCGATGACCATTCGCGCCCAGCTCAAGCAGTTCACCCGCCGCGGCGGCACCCGCACCCCGGCGGAGCTGCTCGAGCTGGTCAACCTCGACCCGGACCGGACGCTGCGCGCCTACCCGCACGAGCTGTCCGGCGGCCAGCGTCAGCGCGTGCTGATCGCGATGGCGCTCTCGCGGGACCCGAAGCTGATCGTCGCCGACGAGCCGACGACGGCGCTCGACGTCACCGTGCAGGCCCAGATCATGGCGCTGCTGCTGCGGTTGCAGGAGGAACTCGGCTTCGCGCTCATCCTCGTCTCGCACGATCTCGCGCTGGTGTCCGAGATCGCCGACCGCGTCGTCGTCATGTACGGCGGGCAGGTCGCCGAGCTGGGCAGCACCGCCGAGGTCGTCGGCTCGCCCCGGCACCACTACACGCGCGGCCTGCTCAGCGCCGTCCTGTCGCTGGAGGCCAGCGAGGCCCGGCTGACGCAGATCAAGGGCGTCGTCCCGGCCCCGGCCGAATTCCCGGCCGGCTGCCGCTTCGCCGACCGCTGCCCGGCCGCCCGCGCCACGTGCCACGACGAAACCCCGGTCCGCTTCGGCGAGCCCGTCGACCACCTGGTCGCCTGCCACTTCCCGGCGGTCGACATCGCTCGGGAGAAGGAGGCGACGGCGTGAACCTCCTGGAGGTCGACGGCGTCCACGTCGTCCACAAGATCCGCGGTCGCGGCCTGTTCGGCCACGACCACGTCTACGCCCTCACCGACGCCCACCTCGTGGTGAACCCCGGCGAGACGATCGGCGTCGTCGGGGAATCCGGCTGCGGCAAGTCCACTCTCGCGAAGGTGATCGTCGGCCTGCAACGGCCGACCGCGGGCACGGTCCGCTTCCGCGGGAAGCCCCTCGATCCCGGCTCCGGGCGCGAGGTCGGCATGGTCTTCCAGGACCCGTCGACCGCGCTCAACCGGCGGCTCGCCGTCGCCAAGATCGTCCGCGATCCGCTGGACGTGCACCGCGTCGGAACGCCGGCCGAACGCGACGACCGGGTCCGCGAGCTGATGTCGCTGGTCGGCCTGCCCGCCAGCGTCGCCGACGCGGTACCGGGGCAGCTGTCCGGCGGGCAGCGCCAGCGGGTCGCGATCGCCCGCGCGCTGGCCCTGCGGCCCGCGCTGCTGGTCGCCGACGAGCCGACGTCCGCCCTCGACGTCTCCGTCCGCGCCCAGATCCTCAACCTGCTGCTCGACCTGCGCGAACAGCTGGACCTGGCGATGGTGTTCGTCTCCCACGACATCCAGACCGTGTCGAAGATGAGCGACCGGATCGTGACGATGTACCTGGGCCGGATCGTCGAGGAGGCGCCGGTCGGGGCCGAGGCCCGGCACCCGTACACCCGCGCGCTCTTCTCGGCGACGCCCAGCCTGCTGCACGCGGTCGAGCCGATCGTGCTCACCGGCCCGGTGCCGTCGGCGACGAACCCGCCGAGCGGCTGCCCCTTTCGCACCCGCTGCCCGAAGGCCACCGACGAGTGCGCGGCCGAGCTGCCGCCGCTCGCCGCGGCCGACGGGGGCCACACCTACCGCTGCATCCACCCAGAGATCCCGACCGGAGTGAGCGCCTGATGCCGAAGTTCGCCGGAATCGTCCCGCCGCTGTGCACGCCGTTCCACGACGACTTCAGCGTGGACACCGACTCGCTTCGGCGCCACGTCGAGGTCCAGCTCGACGCCGGCGTCCACGGCGTGTTCGTCCTCGGCTCCTCCAGCGAGGTCGCCTTCCTCCCCGATGCGCAGCGCCGCGTCGTCGTCGAGACGACGGTCGACCAGGTCGCCGGCCGCGTCCCGGTGCTCGTCGGCTGTATCGACATGACGACATTGCGCGTCGCCGAGCACATCAAGGCCGCCGAAGCCGCCGGGGCCGACGCCGTCGTCGTCACCGCGCCCTACTACACGCGCACGCACGTCGCCGAGGTCGACCGGCACTTCCGTCTGCTGCACGAGCGCACGGCGCTGCCGATCGTCGCCTACGACATCCCGGTCGCGGTGCACACGAAGCTCGACGGCGGGATGGTCCTCGACCTGGCCGCCGACGGCGTCCTCGCCGGGCTCAAGGACTCCAGCGGCGACGAGGCCGGGTTCCGAGCCGTGCTGCTCGGCAAGCGCGACCGCGGCCTCGACGCCTTCGCCGTGTTCACCGGGTCCGAGCTGGTCGTGGACGCCGCACTGGCGATGGGTGCCGACGGCGCCGTCCCGGGCCTCGGCAACGTCGACCCGGTCGGGTACGTGCTGATCCACGACCACTTCAAGTCGGGCAACCTCGCCGCCGCGCGCCGCGAGCAGGAACGGCTGCTGAAGCTGTTCTCGATCACGTCCGTGGCGCCGCCGAGCCGGATGGGCCGCGGCTCGGCCGGGCTCGGCGCGTTCAAGGCCGCGATGAAGATGCGCGGGTTCGTCGACAACGCTGTCCTGGCCCCGCCCCAGCTGCCGCTGGACGACGACGAACTGTTGCGGATCAAGGAGAAGCTCGCCGAAGCGGGTCTGCTCTGATGATCCGCTACGGCGCCGACTACAACCCGGAGCACTGGCCCGAGGAGGTCCGCCGGGAAGACCTGAAGCTGATGGCCGAAGCGGGCGTCACGATGGTGACGGCCGGGATCTACTCGTGGGCCGGCGTCGAACCGCGACCGGGGGAGTACGACTTCGGCTGGTTCGACGACGTCATGGACGGCCTCGCCGGCGCGGGCATCGAGGTGTGCCTGGCGACGATGACCGCGTCGCCGCCGCCGTGGTTGTCCCACGCGCATCCCGAGATCCTGCCCGTGCGGGCCGACGGCGTCCGGCTTTCTCCCGGTGCCCGGCAGCAGTTCTGCCCGTCGAGCCCGGTCTACCTCTCGCACGCCGCCCGGTTGGTCACGGAGCTGGCGACGCGCTACGCCGGCCATCCTGCCTTGGCGATGTGGCACGTCGGCAACGAGTTCGGCTGCCACGTCCGGGCCTGCTACTGCGACGAGTCCGCTTCGGACTTCCGCGTCTGGCTGCAGGAGCGTTACCGCACGATCGAGGCGCTCAACGCGGCGTGGACGACCACCTTCTGGGCCCAGCGGTACGACGACTGGGCCGAGATCCTGCCACCCCGGGTGGCGCCCACGTTCCCGAACCCCGCGCAGCAGCTGGACTTCCACCGGTTCTCCTCCGACGCCGCGCTCGGCTGTTTCCGCACCGAACAGCGGGTCTTGCGCCGCGTCACGCCGGATGTCCCGATCACGACCAACTTCGTCGGCCTGGTCCAGAAAGCTCTCGACTGGCACACGTGGACGCCGCACGAGGACGTCGTCAGCCTCGACTCCTACCCCGATCCCTCCGACCCGCGCGCTCACGTCGAAGCCGCGTTCGCGTACGACCTGGTGCGGTCCACCAAGGACCAGCCGTGGCTGCTGCTCGAACAGGCGCCGAGCGCGGTGAACTGGCGGCCGCGGAACGGTCCCAAGCCACCCGGGGCGATGCGGCTCGGCAGCTGGCAGGCCATCGCCCAGGGGGCCGACGCCGTCCTGTTCTTCCAGTGGCGCCAGACCAGCGGCGGCGCCGAGAAGTTTCACTCGGCGATGGTTCCGCACGGCGGCCGCGACACCCGCACGTTTCGCGAGACGGCCGCGCTCGGGCAGGAGCTGGCCCGGGTGCCGGAGCTGGCCGGGACGCGCGTGCGCGCCGACGTCGCCCTCCTGCACGACTGGCCGAGCAGGTGGGGTCTGGAACTGGACTCGCACCCGGCTCAGCTGGATTACCTCGAGACGCACCTCGCGCACTACGCGCCGCTGTTCGATGCCAACGTCACCTGCGACGTGGTCCATCCGTTGCGGGATCTCACTTCCTACAAGCTAGTGGTCGTCCCGAATCTGTACCTCCTGGAGCAGGCGGCCGCCGACAACCTGCGTGCGTATGTCGCGGGCGGCGGGCACCTCGTGGTGTCGTACTTCTCCGGCATCGTCGACGAATGCGACCGCGCCTACCTGGGTGGGCATCCCGCGCCGCTGCGGGACGTCCTCGGCCTGCGGGTCGACGAGTTCTGGCCCCTGGACGCGCCGGTCGCGCTCGACTTCGCCGACGGGACAACGGATTCCGGGAAGATCTGGTCCGAATGGATCGAACTCGAAGGTGCCGAGGTCGTCGCGTCGTTCGGCTCCGGAGAACTGGCCGGGCGGCCGGCGATCACGCGGCACGCGTGCGGTGCCGGCGTCGCCTGGTACGTCGGCACCCGGCCGGACCTGGGTTCGCTGCTCGGACGGATCACCGCCGAGGCCGGGGTGACGCCGGTACTGGACGCTCCGCCCGGCGTCCAGGCCGTCGTCCGGCACGGCGAGGAAAGCGCTTACCTGATCCTGCTCAACCACGGCACCGAGCCGGTCACCGTCGACCTGCCGCATGCCGCGCCGGACCTGCTGACCGACCCGTCGCGGCCGGTCGGCGAGGTCCGGCTCGCCCCGCGAGGTGTCGCCGTCCTGAAGGGATGAGAATGAGAACACTGGGGAAATGGGCCGCGTTGGTGGCCCTGGCGGCGAGCACGCTGCTCGCCGTGAGCCCGGCGCAGGCCGCGCCGCAGTTCGACCAGCAGGTGCTGTTCAAGGCGTCGCAGGATCCCGGCTACCGCTGCTTCCGGATCCCGGCGATCGTCAAGTCCGCCCACGGCACGCTCCTGGCGTTCGCCGAAGGCCGCATCGGCAACTGCGGCGACACCGGCGACATCGACCTCGTCCTCAAGCGCTCGACCGACGGCGGGAAGACGTGGTCGCCGTTGCAGGTCGTCAACCGCGGCGGCGGCGACACCCACGGCAACCCGGTGCCCATCGTGGACCGCCGCACCGGCCGGATCGTGCTCGTCACGACGTACAACAAGGGCCGCACCGACGACAAGGCGTGCGACGTCCCGTGCCCGCGCACCCCGCACTCGCAGTACAGCGACGACGACGGCCTGACCTGGTCCGCGCCGGTCGACATCAGCGCGCAGGCGAAGCTGCCGAACTGGGACTCCTGGTACGCGTCCGGTCCGGTGCACGGGATCCAGCTGACTCGCGGAAAGCACGCCGGGCGGCTCGTCTTCGGCGTCAACGCGGAAACCAGCGACGGCACGAACTCGATCGAGAACCACGCCGGGCTCGTCTACAGCGACGACGGCGGCCGCAGCTGGCACGTCGGCGCGGTGAACAGCTACCCGCACCCGGTCGGCGGCACGTACTCGCAGAAGCCGTCGGAAGTGACCGTGGTCGAGCTGGCCGACGGCTCGATCTACGCCGGCGGCCGCGAGCAGGGCGGCACCGACATCGGCAACCGCGACTTCGCCATCAGCCGCGACGGCGGCGAGACGTTCTCCAGGTCCTTTGCCACCATCCCCGACCTGGTGACGCCGATGGTGCAGGGAGCGGCGCTGCGCCTGGACCGGGCCGGGCGCGGCGACCGCATCCTGTTCTCCTCGCCGTCGGACACCGACCGGCGCCGCTGGATGATGATCCGGTCGTCCTATGACGGCGGCCGGACGTGGGAGAACGCGGAGCAGGGCACGCGGATCACCACCGACTGGTCCGGCTACTCGGACCTGGTGCAGATCAGCGACCCACGCGCGCGCTCGGCGGAGATCGGGCTGATGTACGAAGGCGGCGCGGTCGACGCGCGTGACGAGATCCGCTTCGCGCGCTTCAACGAGGAGTACCTGGGCTGGAAGAACTCGGCCGGACCGTCCACACCGGACGTCTCGGGGCACGCGGACGCCCGGGTACTCGGCGGGGCTTCGCCGGCCGCGGGCCGCTTCGGTGGCGCGCTGACCTTGGACGGCATCGACGACTACGTCCGGGTGCCCTACGACCCGGCGCAGCCTCCGGGCGACGGCGACCTGACGTGGACGGGCTGGTTCCGTTATGGCGCCACCAAGGGCAACCAGGTGGTGTTCTGGCTGGGCGGGATGGGGACGACGGCCCCGCAGCTGTGGTTGCGTGGCGAGCCGGCGAACCACCGGCTGATCGCGATGATGACCACGGCGGCCGGGAGCGCGTCGATCACGACGTCGCAGGCGTATGACGACCAGGCCTGGCACCACGTGGCTCTCGAGCGCACCGGCGGGAAGCTGCTGCTGTGGGTGGACGGCGTCCAGGTCGCTTCCGGGGCCGCGGCCGCGGGTTCGGTCAGCCAGACCGTGTCGTTCCAGCTGCAGCTCGGGCAGCGGCTGGACAACCAGTTCCGCTGGAACGGCTCGTTCGACGAGGTCCGCTTCTACCGCCGGGCACTCACGGCGACGGAACTCGACGCGATCCGGCTGCGCAACGCGCCGGTTCCCGCCGGCCAGGTCCTGCGGCTGCCCTTCGACCGCGTGCACTGAGGTCGTGAGTGGGAAGCAGTGTTCCAACGCTGTTTCCCACTCACGACAGCGGCCGGTCAGACCGTCCGGCAGGTCAGCTGCGGTCGTGCGGTGGCGTCGCCGGTTCCGGTCACCGCGTTGAAGCCGAACGTCGTCGAGCCGCCCGGGTCGAGTTTCCCGTTCCAGTCCGCACTGTCCACGGTCACCGTCGAGCCCTCGACCGTGAACGTGCCGTTCCACAGGCCGGTGATGTGGTGGCCGTCGGGGAGGGACCAGCGGACGGTCCAGCCGCGCAGGCCGTCGTCGTGGTCGTTGCGGACCGTCACCTGGACCTGGTAGCCGCCCGGCCACGACGTCGTCACCGCGTAGCTGGCCGCGCAGCCCAGGTCGGCGGGGGTCGGGGTGGTCGTCGGTGGCGGGATGGCCGGGGGAGTCGTGGACACCGGCGCGGCGACCGGCGTGCTGCCGTCGGGCACGAGCGCCGTCCCGATCACCACGCCCAGGGCCAGCAGGACGGCTCCGGCCGCGGACGCCAGCACCACCCGCCGGCGCGGGCGGGGGAGGCGCAGCACGCGGGTTTCGGTGCGCGGGCGGGGACGCGGCGGCGGCAGCGGACGGCCGTCGGTCACGGCTTCGAGCAACTCCTGGACTTCCGCCATCGCCGGACGCTGGGACGGGTCGCGCTGCAGGAGCCGGCCGAGCACTTCGGCGAGCGGGCCGCTGTGCTTCGGCGGGATCGGGTCCTCCCGCGCGACCCGCAGCAGCAATGCGATGGGGTTGTCGTCGTTGCCGAAGGGCGGCAGGCCCTCCAGCGCGCGGTAGAGCGTCGCGCCGAGGGAGAACACGTCGGCCGGGAAGCCGGCTTCGCCGCCGCCGGCGACCTCGGGGGAGAGGTAGGCCGGCGTGCCCGCGATGAAGCCGCCGCCGGTCACGGTGCCTTCGCCGGTGGCGCGGGAAATGCCGAAGTCGGCGATCTTGGCGACGCCGCC of the Amycolatopsis sp. NBC_01488 genome contains:
- a CDS encoding dipeptide/oligopeptide/nickel ABC transporter permease/ATP-binding protein, whose translation is MKRLRGAWPALAILGVLLLVAVLGTLVATHNPDALSTDTGGPSGAHWFGTDTSGRDIFSRLVAGTRWSLAIGLGAVALALVSGAVIGAFAATSHRRVDAVVMRVLDVVMAFPGIALAAVLVAVFGHGILVLILAIGFLNTPPVARVIRANVLAQYGEDYVAAERVIGARRFFVLTRHVAINCAAPVLVYCTVTVADAIVFEASLSFIGAGIQPPDPSWGSVLADGKDLVLTGGWWATLFPGLLILVTVLALNILSERISDAWAAPSARAVKAAEVAKAVAKREDADTAPVLPIAGLREAGERLARTARSLDHRDTVLEVDRLRIAFPGRHEGVDVVDGVSFSVRAGEVLGLIGESGCGKTLTALSILGLQPAAARVSGQIRFAQRDLLNLRPGERRRHLGHDIAMIYQDALSSLNPAMTIRAQLKQFTRRGGTRTPAELLELVNLDPDRTLRAYPHELSGGQRQRVLIAMALSRDPKLIVADEPTTALDVTVQAQIMALLLRLQEELGFALILVSHDLALVSEIADRVVVMYGGQVAELGSTAEVVGSPRHHYTRGLLSAVLSLEASEARLTQIKGVVPAPAEFPAGCRFADRCPAARATCHDETPVRFGEPVDHLVACHFPAVDIAREKEATA
- a CDS encoding ABC transporter ATP-binding protein; this encodes MNLLEVDGVHVVHKIRGRGLFGHDHVYALTDAHLVVNPGETIGVVGESGCGKSTLAKVIVGLQRPTAGTVRFRGKPLDPGSGREVGMVFQDPSTALNRRLAVAKIVRDPLDVHRVGTPAERDDRVRELMSLVGLPASVADAVPGQLSGGQRQRVAIARALALRPALLVADEPTSALDVSVRAQILNLLLDLREQLDLAMVFVSHDIQTVSKMSDRIVTMYLGRIVEEAPVGAEARHPYTRALFSATPSLLHAVEPIVLTGPVPSATNPPSGCPFRTRCPKATDECAAELPPLAAADGGHTYRCIHPEIPTGVSA
- a CDS encoding dihydrodipicolinate synthase family protein: MPKFAGIVPPLCTPFHDDFSVDTDSLRRHVEVQLDAGVHGVFVLGSSSEVAFLPDAQRRVVVETTVDQVAGRVPVLVGCIDMTTLRVAEHIKAAEAAGADAVVVTAPYYTRTHVAEVDRHFRLLHERTALPIVAYDIPVAVHTKLDGGMVLDLAADGVLAGLKDSSGDEAGFRAVLLGKRDRGLDAFAVFTGSELVVDAALAMGADGAVPGLGNVDPVGYVLIHDHFKSGNLAAARREQERLLKLFSITSVAPPSRMGRGSAGLGAFKAAMKMRGFVDNAVLAPPQLPLDDDELLRIKEKLAEAGLL
- a CDS encoding beta-galactosidase, translating into MIRYGADYNPEHWPEEVRREDLKLMAEAGVTMVTAGIYSWAGVEPRPGEYDFGWFDDVMDGLAGAGIEVCLATMTASPPPWLSHAHPEILPVRADGVRLSPGARQQFCPSSPVYLSHAARLVTELATRYAGHPALAMWHVGNEFGCHVRACYCDESASDFRVWLQERYRTIEALNAAWTTTFWAQRYDDWAEILPPRVAPTFPNPAQQLDFHRFSSDAALGCFRTEQRVLRRVTPDVPITTNFVGLVQKALDWHTWTPHEDVVSLDSYPDPSDPRAHVEAAFAYDLVRSTKDQPWLLLEQAPSAVNWRPRNGPKPPGAMRLGSWQAIAQGADAVLFFQWRQTSGGAEKFHSAMVPHGGRDTRTFRETAALGQELARVPELAGTRVRADVALLHDWPSRWGLELDSHPAQLDYLETHLAHYAPLFDANVTCDVVHPLRDLTSYKLVVVPNLYLLEQAAADNLRAYVAGGGHLVVSYFSGIVDECDRAYLGGHPAPLRDVLGLRVDEFWPLDAPVALDFADGTTDSGKIWSEWIELEGAEVVASFGSGELAGRPAITRHACGAGVAWYVGTRPDLGSLLGRITAEAGVTPVLDAPPGVQAVVRHGEESAYLILLNHGTEPVTVDLPHAAPDLLTDPSRPVGEVRLAPRGVAVLKG
- a CDS encoding sialidase family protein — translated: MRTLGKWAALVALAASTLLAVSPAQAAPQFDQQVLFKASQDPGYRCFRIPAIVKSAHGTLLAFAEGRIGNCGDTGDIDLVLKRSTDGGKTWSPLQVVNRGGGDTHGNPVPIVDRRTGRIVLVTTYNKGRTDDKACDVPCPRTPHSQYSDDDGLTWSAPVDISAQAKLPNWDSWYASGPVHGIQLTRGKHAGRLVFGVNAETSDGTNSIENHAGLVYSDDGGRSWHVGAVNSYPHPVGGTYSQKPSEVTVVELADGSIYAGGREQGGTDIGNRDFAISRDGGETFSRSFATIPDLVTPMVQGAALRLDRAGRGDRILFSSPSDTDRRRWMMIRSSYDGGRTWENAEQGTRITTDWSGYSDLVQISDPRARSAEIGLMYEGGAVDARDEIRFARFNEEYLGWKNSAGPSTPDVSGHADARVLGGASPAAGRFGGALTLDGIDDYVRVPYDPAQPPGDGDLTWTGWFRYGATKGNQVVFWLGGMGTTAPQLWLRGEPANHRLIAMMTTAAGSASITTSQAYDDQAWHHVALERTGGKLLLWVDGVQVASGAAAAGSVSQTVSFQLQLGQRLDNQFRWNGSFDEVRFYRRALTATELDAIRLRNAPVPAGQVLRLPFDRVH
- a CDS encoding protein kinase domain-containing protein is translated as MTDAGQLIAGRYRLAERVGQGAMGVVWRARDERLDRVVAVKQLGYDPAIGQAAGDQAALRALREARLTARLRHPHAITVHDVVEEAGEPYLVMEYLPSRSLADVLLDRERVPADEVARIGVQVASALAAAHAEGIVHRDVTPANVLIAGGGVAKIADFGISRATGEGTVTGGGFIAGTPAYLSPEVAGGGEAGFPADVFSLGATLYRALEGLPPFGNDDNPIALLLRVAREDPIPPKHSGPLAEVLGRLLQRDPSQRPAMAEVQELLEAVTDGRPLPPPRPRPRTETRVLRLPRPRRRVVLASAAGAVLLALGVVIGTALVPDGSTPVAAPVSTTPPAIPPPTTTPTPADLGCAASYAVTTSWPGGYQVQVTVRNDHDDGLRGWTVRWSLPDGHHITGLWNGTFTVEGSTVTVDSADWNGKLDPGGSTTFGFNAVTGTGDATARPQLTCRTV